The DNA region CTTTTTTATCACGTGAAGACTTAGGgaaatctctctctctctctctctctctctctctctctctctctctctctctctctctctctctctctctctctctctctctgtcgCCTGGGATTCAACGGATCATTCCTCTTGTAGAAATGTGTTTTCTTGATGTGTCTAATTGAGTACAAAGGTTAACCAACCTTTTGGTGAACGTCTTCAATGTCTCTTTTCTCTCTTCTCTATATAAGGAGTTGCAAACCTGAAGAAGAAGATGACTACACATCAATATACCAAACCACAAGACTCTGAAACTTTATAATCAAAGAGAAGTTACTCTGTCAATAATTTTAGACTTATAAAATCATAACATTTGTATATTTTAGAAGTTCTTAAGTCTTATAGTCTTTGTAAGTTGTATTCTGTCCacacctctgattgtatatcaagtgtagttATTACCCAAATCTATTAACAGTTTGTTATAGAGTAATAAGTCACTTGCTTTAGTGCTTGAGTATTTGATATCTTTAGCTTGTGTGCTAGAGAAATGAAGTATCAGACTTATGtgtttgagcaaggaagtcttgaACTTGTGTACTTGAACAAGGAAGTCTGAAATTTGTGTGTTTGAGCAAAGAAGTCTCATACTTGTGTGTGTAAGCAAAGAAGTTtcttgcttgtatgcttgagcaTTTGTAATCATTTTGGTTATAGTGGAAATCCCTTGGAAGTACAAGAGGATTGCATTACTCTTAAGTTGTGAGAGGAATTTGGATAAACTGCTTGTGTTCTTGCTTTTAATTTCTTAGCTTTTGCACTTAATATTCTGCTGATGTCAACTCCGATCTTCCAAATCAGATCCTGGTTCAGAATCTGATAAGGTCTTTCAAAAGTCAACCAAATTTTCTAAGTCAGACTCTAAACTAAGTGTTCAAACTCTGGTTGAGGAACATCAAAAACAGAAGTTGAAAAGGTTTAAAAGAGAAAAAAGCCAACATAATTCAACCTCATTCTTatgtttttctcaccttcacatataataaaaaaaacatatttatatttatttttttaaacaacaaATACGAATTTCTAATCTAATCAAATTGTTATCTCAATCCAATATATAACAAAAAATATTAATGTGAACCTTAATATAAAGAATGCTCCAAATAAGCTAAACACAAGGTTACTTTAAGAAGGCTTTAGATATGAAAAAGACTCCAAAATGATTATGTTTCTTTTTTATTCGAGAAAAGCTTGAGATGGAGAGAAAAAACGGGTTTAAGGAGTTGGAAGATTGGAAATGATGGGGAGAAAAATGAGTTTTGGAAGAGAGAGAAGACAAAAATAGAAGTTCTCAGCAAATAAAGAAGGGTAAGTAGATAGACGTTCAATAATTAATATGGTCAAATTATGCAAGATGAAAATCCCATTGCAATGCataataatttttaattttgtgGGGTGTAAAAATCCTCGCAATGTAACGATTGGATATGACGCCCGAATAGTAGCACGCGTGTCAGAACAGTCAGAACTTTTAGACTTTGCAATGTGCAAAACTCCTCGCACTGTTACAAAAAGACAGACACGTCAAACGGTTTGAAATTTATTTCCGTCAGCGCCTCAGTTATTCCCTcaacatattttaaattttaagAAAAACATTACGAGGAATTTAACCCTTGATAACGTTCcatcaaaattttaaaattaaaatatgcattgtgAGGGGTTTGTCTCCCTTCAACTTCCCTGGGGTTTTACCTCAGGCATAAACCCCTCGTTATAATGAAGTTTTTTTATAGTGATAACTACAATCTATTTAGTTAATAAAAAAAGTAATAATATGAGAAACTTACAAAATGTGAATATGGAAGATCTTGAGTTGAATGCAGTGAAGTGAAGGTTGAGAGATGAGCTAGGCTTGAATCCAAGAGAGTTGAAGTTGTGAGAATGTTTGAAAAATACTGAAATGGAATAGAAGTATGCTCATGAATTCTATTTTAGATAACTTTGGTGAAATGAAAAGAGAAAGGGAGATGAAAAAGTATTAGCGTGAATACTTAAACACAAATGTCCTAACTTTAATCTCTAGAAGAGATTCGGATATTGGAATCCAGgtttttaagattttttttttcttcGTGTTTTGAGATTTGTGTGTGATGTACTAGGGCGTGGCGTATGGATATCAATCTCAATATTTTATATATTCATATGGATTTTTTCGCTTCGGATTTAGCGTGGTCTTAAGAGTGTTTGGTGTGTAATTGTCGTTCTGGAATTTAAAATCCATAATCTATAGGACATTTTTGGAAGTTTGCATAAATGTGTGAATAATGCATGGGTGTAATGAACAATCCCTTATAAAAAAGTTATACATTATAAAgtttaatattaatataaattacCCTATGATTCAATGTAGAGCTCGGTATATAAATTAACTTGTGGCTTGCACAGGTTTTGGAtaattttttaattcatttaaatttTTTCTCGTTTGGCTTTGATAATTTAGAATGTGAATTATACGGGTTAAACCCGTTGATTCACGGGTTTGATCGTATCAAGTCTAAAAGCTATTTTTAAAATTACCTGTGGTCTATCAATACAGAAAATGTAGCTACCGAATACATAGTATTACAAATAATTGGTTTGAATtatatattaaatttatttttaaacatCGATTAGGGTTTATGTGATTAGTACTTACGACTTAAagattttaattttaaataattaattatagtaattcttttaattaaaaaaaagtTTATATTACTATTTCTTTATAAATTACTAaaagtaattttttattttattttgttaagACCTACTAATTATCATTTGACTACACATATTAGACTCAAATCAATGTATTACAACCCATTAATAATTGATAATGGATCAACCCAGAGATTTTTTATATTAAGGTACACATTAATATGTATCCAAATTCCCTAGGCGTAAGCTGTTGAGATTAATCATGTTAATTACTAGTTTAAGCTAATACAGTTGGTTATTAGTTAGTTAAGTTTACTCTATTGTGATTGGTAGTTATGAGATAAGGTTGCAATATATAAAGCAATGCATTGCCACATGTAAACTAACCAATTGAATATAACAGTTCTTGAtatcttcttcttcctctttctaCTACTTTCTCTATCAATTCATATTTCTTTATACCAAACTGTTAACACTGCTTCTGTTATGTTTCTTCATTGATGAAGCTTGATCAATCATAATATGGTATCATTCGCCAATTCAATCCTCCTTCCGCTGCTATCCAACTAAATTTTTCCTACACCATTTCATCTCTTTTTTTCAATTCTTTCTGCATCCATGGCTCCCTCTCGAGCTTCATCCTCATCAACTGATCCTGCTTTGGATCAAACCTCACCCTATTTCGTTCATCCCAGCGATGACCCTGGTTCTGTAACAGTTCTTCCCATACTCACTGGCTCCAATTATCATTCATGGGCTCAAAGCATGAAGAGGGCTCTTGGTGGCAAAATGAAGATTGAATTCATTGATGGATCTCTCCCTGTTCCATCAGATTCTTTCGATCCATCTCTGCGTGCTTGGAACCGCTGCAACATGCTTGTACATTCTTGGATCATGAATTCTGTTTCAGATTCAATCTCACAGTCCATAGTTTTCATGGAAACGCGCTTGATGTGTGGAACGATTTGAAAGAAAGGTTTTCCCAGGGCGATCTCATACGAATTTCTGAGCTGCAACAAGAAATTTACAACTTAAAGCAAGAAACCAAATCAGTTAATAATTTTTTCTCTGATCTTAAAATTCTTTGGGAAGAACTGGATCTTTATTTACCTTTACCAACTTGTACCTGTCGCATAAAGTGTACATGTGAGGCTATGCGCAGTGCAAGATCCCATCACCAGCTACTGCAGATTATCAGGTTTTTGACTGGTTTAAATGAACAATTTGTTGTAGTGAAGTCCCAAATCTTGTTAATGGATCCTTTGCCAACTATGAATAAGATATTTTCCTTGGTGATTCAACATGAGCGCCAACTCCAGCTTCCTATTCCACATGATGAAGCTCAAACATTGATCAATGCTGCTGATTCCTAGAGGTTTGGAGCAAGAAATAATGCTTTCAAATATGGTGTTCGCATTTGCATATTTTGTGGCAAGACTAACCATACTATTGAAAATTGCTTCAAGAAATATGGTGTTCCACCTCATATGCAGAAACAGTTTCAGACTTCAGCTAACAATGTGGCATCAGATGGAAATAATGATGGATCTTCATCTCATGGTGTTGACATTCAAAGTGACAATTCACCTATGACTCAAGGCCAATTCAGTGCCTTAATGGATCTACTTCAGAAATCTAGTCTTGGACAATCTTCAGGACATGCTTCTTCCAACCAAGTTGCTGTTGGTCATCCATCAACAGGTAACACATATCATTGCATGCATAGTAGTAGTAATGGCTCTTGGATCATTGATTCAGGAGCTACTGATCACATATGTAGCTCTGTCAAATGGTTTCATTCACATAAGAAAATTATTCCTATCACTGTTAGATTACCAAATGGACAATGCCTTGTTGCTAATCACTCTGGCACAATTCATTTTTCTCCTGATTTCATTGTGCATAATGTGCTTTTGCTCCCTGAATTTtctctgaatttattatatgtTTCAAAGTTGTGTGAATCCTCTAATTACAATGTCAATCTCCTTAAATCACAATGTGTCATACAGGACAAACTCACCCTGAAGATGACTGATTTTGCTGAGCAGAAAGATGGATTGTACTATCTAACATTGAGAGATAATGATTCACCTGCTACACACACACCTGATTTAACCTCTGCTTTAGCAGCCAATGTCATTTTACCTGATAAAGCCTTATGGCACTTTAGATTAGGACACTTATCTCAAAACAGATTATTGTACCTACATTCTCAATTCCCTTTTATCAAAGTTAATCATTAAGATGTCTGTCATGTTTGTAGCTATGCTAGACAAAGAAAACTCCCTTATACTGTTAGTAATAATAGAGTTGTTCATCCTTATGACTTGGTTCATTTTGATATTTGGGGACCTCTTGCAGTCCAATCTTTACATGGCCATTCATATTTTTTAACTGTTGTTGATGATTGTAGCAGATATACATGGATAACATTAATGAAACCCAAATCTGAAGCTAGACAACATGTTATTAATTTTGTCAATCTCATAGAAAACCAACAGAGGCTCCATGTCAAAATTATCAGAACAGATAATGGCTCTGAGTTTAATATCCCTGAATTTTTTTCCTCTAAGGGAATCATCCATCAAACCAGTTGTGTTGAATCTCCACAACAAAATGGTCGTGTGGAGAGGAAACACCAACATTTACTAAATGTTGGAAGAGCCCTCCTTTTTCAATCAAAACTTCCAAAAGAATTTTGGTCATATGCTATCCTACATGCAACATTCATTATAAACAAACTCCCTACACAAGTTTTAAACAATCTTTCTCCTCATTTCATACTGCACAATACACATCCAGATATGCATAGTCTTAAAGTGTTTGGCTCTCTTGCCTTTGCATCCACACTGCATATGCACATAACAAAACTAGAGCCAAGAGGTCGAAAATGTGTTTTCTTAGGATACAAGAATGGTATGAAGGGTGTGATACTCTATGACATTAACAGTCATACAATTCTTGTCTCTAGAAATGTCATACATCATGAACATATTTTCCCTTAATCAAATGTTAATTCCACTAACTGGACCTATCATCCATACAAAGATCTTAATGACTCACCACAAAATGAACCTACCATACATGTTCCATCACAAAATATTGAATCCACAGCTGAGGAACATGAGCTTTATCCTAACACAACCATTGACACACTGCACCCTGAACCTTTAGATAATACTGATGAAAACCATGACACCTAACCTGTTCCTGATACACCAGATATTGACAGCATCCAACCCATGCCTGTTAGAGCTAAACATACACCTCATTATCTCTCAGATTATGTATGCAATACATCTGATGTATCAGCAGTCAAGTCATCATCAGGTACAACCAAAACTAATTATCCTATTTCAAATTATGATTCCCTGCATTTTCTATCTGCATCTCATCGTGTTTTTGCATCCAATATCACTTCTACACATGAGCCAAAGAACTACAAAGAAGCATGTTTGTCTGAACATTGGATCAAGGCCATGAAGTCTGAATTCGATGCACTAGACAAGAATAGGACTTGGAACATAGTTGATCTGCCACTACATGTCAAACCTATTGGTAACAGATGAGTTTTCAAAGTGAAACATGGAGCAAATGGCACAATAGAAAGGTATAAAGCTAGACTGGTTGCAAAGGGGTACAACCAAATTGAAGGGCTTGACTTCTTTGACACATTCTCACCTGTAGCAAAGCTTACCATTGTCAGAACCCTTCTTGCAACTGCTACCATCAACAATTGGTTTTTACATCAATTGGATGTTAACAATGCTTTTCTACACGGGGAATTGCAGGAAGGTGTGTATATGACTATACCTGAAGGTGTTACATGTCACAGGCCCAACCAAGGGTGCAAACTCTAAAAGAGtttatatggtctgaaacaagccAGTTGCAATGGTATGAAAAACTAACAGCTTTACTACTGCAACAAGGATACACTCAGTCTGCTTCTGATTATTCTCTCTTCACTTTGAAAACTGATGCTCATTTTACAGCCATTCtagtatatgttgatgacataattcTAGCTGGAACATCTATGCCTGAATTTGATCGCATTAAGCTCATCCTGGATGAAAATTTCAGCATCAAAAACCTGGGCATACTCAAGTACTTTCTTGGCCTCGAAGTTGCTCATTCACAAGCAGGGATTTCACTGTCACAAAGAAAATACTGTCTTGATCTTTTGTAAGAATCTGGTATGCTTGGATCTAAACCAGCTCTCACACCTACTGATCCATCTGTTAAATTACATGCTGATAGTGGCAAGGCTTTTGAAGATATTGGAGCATACAGTCGATTGATAGGACGTCTGATGTATCTTAACACCACACACCCAGACATCACTTATGCCACGCAACAACTTAGTCAATTTCTGCACAATCCAACAATGGCACATTATCATGCTGCCTGTAGAGTTATTCGATACCTGAAAAATAGCCCTGACAGAGGAATATTATTTCGAAGAAATGCTGAACTGCAACAACTTGGTTTCTCAAATTCTGATTGGGCAGGCTGCATTGATTCAAGGAGATCTATTTCAGGATACTATTTCTTTCTTGGCACTTCGCTCATATCATGGCGTACAAAGAAGCAGGACACCATTTCCAGATCATCATCAGAAACTGAGTATCGAACACTGTCATTTGCCACATGTGAACTGCTTTGGTTGATAGTTCTCATGAAGGAACTGTACATCAAGTGTGCCAAACTTCCTGTTCTTTATTGTGACAGTCAAAGCGCAATGCATATTGCGTCCAATCAGGTATTCCATGAACGAACTAAACATCTCGAAATTGATTGTCATTTGGTTCGTGAGAAGCTTCAACAAGGTTTACTTGGACTCCTACCTATTTCTACTCATGAGCAGCTTGCTGATTTTTTAACCAAGGGCATTACCAACTTCAACCTTCAACAATTTTATTTCCAAGCTTGGTATGATCAACATTCACCATGCTTAGCTTGAGAGGGGCTATTGAGATTAATCATGTTAATCACTATAGTTTAAGCTAATACAGTTGGTTATTAGTTAGTTAAGTTTACTCTATTGTGATTGGTAGTTATGAGATAAGGTTGCAATATATAAAGCAATGCATTGCCACATGTAAACCAACCAATTGAATGTAACAGTTCTTGAtatcttcttcttcctctttctaCTACTTTCTCTATCAATTCATATTTCTTTATACCAAACTGTTAATAAATACTTCTGTTATGCTTCTCCATTGATGAAGCTTGATCAATCATAATATAAGCCATCCAGAAGCATTAACATTTTTTTCCACCAAACGACTAGAAGCAATGATATTTTTAAACAGTTTTGATGTATAACTCAAAGAGACAGTGCAGTGTCTTTTATGGTGACAAAAAGTTTGAGTTAGATACATACATAATGATATATATCTATTGAGGTGACCTACAAAAACTGCATTatgattgtaatgcttgaataTTTTTGTTGCTAGCTATCCTAGCATTAGGTGATAACTGGTGATGTGCTACTACTCACTTCATGAAGAAGCAACAATGGTAggatttaaaataaattaaaaatataccTAAAACTTTATTCATCACTCATTAGATAAATACTACTAAAATATTTTCTTCATTCATTTAACTCGCAATTAGATATAAAAACCAATTTTTTTTTACTATACTAACCGCATAAAAATTTCATTCTATCCGATTTGTGTTAGAAATCAACATTTTTTTATACTTACTAATCAATGAGTCATGTATTTTGTTAATCAAGATTTACAAAGATAACTGCACTTTCACaatatattatttataatatATTGAGGGAGAACTTTCATGCCCATTCTATTCTTTCTCGAATGGTTAATTTTTGCAATTGCACgtaaaaaaaatatatatatatatatatatatatatatatatatatatatatatatatatatatatatatatatatatatatatatatatatatatatatatatatatatataattttaaacTACTCATAATTTTAAACTACTTCTAATTATGTAACTAATGTCAAATAGATCACaatttaaatttattattttgTTATGGAATTCGAATTATTGATAAATTGATGACTGTTTTTTTTTATCTTCCCATTTTATTTCATCATGGATCATTGATTTGGTCTTTCAAACGATTTTTGCTCCTTCTTATAATTGAAAGTTGTTTTCTTCTCACAAACTCTTTCCACTTTCCCTAAGCCCTGATGACCTTTGATTTTACATCTTTCTCCTTTTATCGGGGTTTTGTGTTTCCTGATTCACCATTTCACTTGCCTTTAAGTGTTTCTTCGCTTCTCCTCCTTATTCAAGCATTTCTAACCCCTTTTTCTTATATTTTGTTACTTTGTTTTCTTATCTTTTCCATGACCAATATGTGGAACTATGTCATTGAAGGTAAAAAATCATGaagttgtagcacctcaaaaaATACGACCATACGAGCGCATGACACACTCGCGGATGACTAACAAAGTAGCCACCgatttttatttattccaaaaagAAAGGGGAAATATTAATAATACCCCTAAAAGATGACAAAGATATGGTCGTCGCAATCAAATCAGGTTTTGGATTTGATTATGTGAGggaaatgtattagcacccctcacatctgttgtactaAACATGAACCGTTTAGTTAATTTTGAACATAAGTGTTAGCTTAAAAATATTGGCATTCCTTGAGTTAGTAAAAAGGGAAAAAGAAAAGGACTAAAAGGtaagttttttattagggtgctcggcgagactttgaatctcgctcctacaTATCTCTAGGTACGATGGAGAACTCAAAGCTACGTAattctgggtagaaaatgtttgtttatggatcgattttagcgaaagctatttGTTACAATCGAA from Lathyrus oleraceus cultivar Zhongwan6 chromosome 1, CAAS_Psat_ZW6_1.0, whole genome shotgun sequence includes:
- the LOC127098709 gene encoding secreted RxLR effector protein 161-like; translated protein: MLGSKPALTPTDPSVKLHADSGKAFEDIGAYSRLIGRLMYLNTTHPDITYATQQLSQFLHNPTMAHYHAACRVIRYLKNSPDRGILFRRNAELQQLGFSNSDWAGCIDSRRSISGYYFFLGTSLISWRTKKQDTISRSSSETEYRTLSFATCELLWLIVLMKELYIKCAKLPVLYCDSQSAMHIASNQVFHERTKHLEIDCHLVREKLQQGLLGLLPISTHEQLADFLTKGITNFNLQQFYFQAWYDQHSPCLA